From the Gordonia bronchialis DSM 43247 genome, one window contains:
- a CDS encoding IS3 family transposase (programmed frameshift) — MAAPRKYSIELKERATRMAVEARKDPATRPGAFKRIGDQLGVHPEALRTWVKQAEIDGGQRPGTTSSDSERIAQLERENRELRRANTILKQASAFFCRGDRPPTALIVEFVAASRDEHGVDPICAALRDTAAQIAPSTVRAHLSANKTEAPRTVRDREMLGEIRTVHADNLGVYGARKVHAELRRKDIDVARCTVERLMKADGLQGIPRLKTRRTTRSDGAETPQPADRVGRQFTAEAPNTLWVADLTYIRTHSGWVYAAFILDVYSRVVVGWQVSTTMHTDLALDALDMGLWARDRAGQDVAGLIHHSDRGVQYRAIRYTERLAEAEAVTSVGSKGDSYDNAMAEAFNSLFKAECIRNPIMRPKSGWGGVGDVEIAVAEYIEWFNHRRLHGEIGHVPPVEYEAAYWAAHTVTSYRENPVPAEAGTN, encoded by the exons ATGGCAGCACCTCGGAAGTACAGCATTGAGCTGAAGGAGCGAGCGACGCGGATGGCGGTGGAAGCCCGCAAGGACCCGGCCACACGGCCGGGAGCGTTCAAACGGATCGGCGATCAACTCGGTGTGCACCCGGAGGCGCTACGCACCTGGGTCAAGCAAGCCGAAATCGATGGCGGGCAGCGGCCGGGTACCACGAGCAGCGATTCCGAGCGGATCGCGCAGCTCGAGCGGGAGAACCGCGAGCTGCGGCGGGCGAACACGATCTTGAAGCAGGCGTCGGCTT TTTTTTGCCGCGGAGATCGACCGCCCACAGCGTTGATCGTGGAGTTCGTCGCCGCTTCTCGCGACGAACACGGAGTCGATCCGATCTGCGCGGCCCTACGCGACACGGCCGCCCAGATCGCTCCGTCCACGGTACGAGCCCACCTGAGTGCGAACAAGACCGAGGCGCCACGCACGGTGCGTGACCGGGAGATGCTCGGCGAGATCCGCACCGTGCACGCCGACAATCTCGGCGTCTACGGTGCCCGCAAGGTCCACGCCGAACTACGCAGAAAGGATATCGACGTGGCGCGCTGCACTGTCGAACGATTGATGAAAGCCGATGGACTGCAAGGGATACCGAGGTTGAAGACACGCAGGACCACCCGCAGCGATGGCGCCGAAACCCCGCAACCGGCCGACCGAGTCGGCCGGCAGTTCACCGCCGAGGCGCCGAACACCTTGTGGGTGGCGGACCTGACCTACATCCGCACCCACTCCGGGTGGGTGTACGCGGCGTTCATCCTCGACGTGTACTCGCGCGTGGTCGTCGGCTGGCAGGTCTCGACCACGATGCACACCGACCTCGCATTGGACGCCTTAGACATGGGATTGTGGGCGCGTGATCGTGCCGGCCAGGATGTGGCCGGACTGATTCACCACTCGGACCGCGGAGTGCAGTATCGAGCGATTCGTTACACCGAGCGTCTCGCCGAAGCTGAAGCGGTGACTTCGGTTGGCTCCAAGGGTGATTCGTATGACAACGCGATGGCCGAGGCGTTCAACTCGTTATTCAAGGCGGAATGTATCCGCAACCCGATCATGCGCCCGAAGAGCGGGTGGGGCGGTGTCGGCGACGTCGAGATCGCGGTCGCCGAGTACATCGAGTGGTTCAACCACCGCCGTCTGCACGGCGAGATCGGACACGTCCCGCCGGTCGAGTACGAGGCCGCCTACTGGGCGGCCCACACGGTCACCAGCTACCGTGAGAACCCGGTCCCAGCAGAGGCCGGAACCAACTAA
- a CDS encoding helix-turn-helix domain-containing protein, whose translation MIADPFERSRPCGRVLAGFHRHPRRSLLQLNAVLPRCCHALHPSQVREPPTNPGRFIPQIPPRRRTTTRLRTQIGRDVGEAARSVSEVAASVGVSWPTAHAAFIEHASKVLSTPKPVRVLGIDETRRGKPRWTRDVDGRRWVRVDPWDTGFVDLSGDQGLEPPRVRRRLSNL comes from the coding sequence TTGATCGCCGATCCGTTTGAACGCTCCCGGCCGTGTGGCCGGGTCCTTGCGGGCTTCCACCGCCATCCGCGTCGCTCGCTCCTTCAGCTCAATGCTGTACTTCCGAGGTGCTGCCATGCTCTCCATCCTTCACAGGTTCGAGAGCCTCCGACGAACCCGGGGCGGTTCATACCGCAGATCCCGCCGCGGCGACGAACCACCACCCGGTTGCGCACTCAGATCGGCCGTGATGTCGGTGAGGCTGCCCGCTCGGTCAGCGAAGTCGCCGCCAGCGTGGGCGTGTCGTGGCCGACCGCGCATGCCGCGTTCATTGAGCACGCCAGCAAGGTCCTCTCCACGCCGAAACCGGTGCGTGTCCTCGGCATTGATGAAACCCGCCGTGGCAAGCCCCGATGGACTCGTGACGTCGACGGGCGGCGGTGGGTGCGTGTCGATCCGTGGGACACCGGGTTCGTCGATCTGAGCGGTGATCAGGGGCTTGAACCGCCCCGGGTTCGTCGGAGGCTCTCGAACCTGTGA
- a CDS encoding IS3 family transposase (programmed frameshift) — MAAPRKYSIELKERATRMAVEARKDPATRPGAFKRIGDQLGVHPEALRTWVKQAEIDGGQRPGTTSSDSERIAQLERENRELRRANTILKQASAFFCRGDRPPTALIVEFVAASRDEHGVDPICAALRDTAAQIAPSTVRAHLSANKTEAPRTVRDREMLGEIRTVHADNLGVYGARKVHAELRRKDIDVARCTVERLMKADGLQGIPRLKTRRTTRSDGAETPQPADRVGRQFTAEAPNTLWVADLTYIRTHSGWVYAAFILDVYSRVVVGWQVSTTMHTDLALDALDMGLWARDRAGQDVAGLIHHSDRGVQYRAIRYTERLAEAEAVTSVGSKGDSYDNAMAEAFNSLFKAECIRNPIMRPKSGWGGVGDVEIAVAEYIEWFNHRRLHGEIGHVPPVEYEAAYWAAHTVTSYRENPVPAEAGTN, encoded by the exons ATGGCAGCACCTCGGAAGTACAGCATTGAGCTGAAGGAGCGAGCGACGCGGATGGCGGTGGAAGCCCGCAAGGACCCGGCCACACGGCCGGGAGCGTTCAAACGGATCGGCGATCAACTCGGTGTGCACCCGGAGGCGCTACGCACCTGGGTCAAGCAAGCCGAAATCGATGGCGGGCAGCGGCCGGGGACCACGAGCAGCGATTCCGAGCGGATCGCGCAGCTCGAGCGGGAGAACCGCGAGCTGCGGCGGGCGAACACGATCTTGAAGCAGGCGTCGGCTT TTTTTTGCCGCGGAGATCGACCGCCCACAGCGTTGATCGTGGAGTTCGTCGCCGCTTCTCGCGACGAACACGGAGTCGATCCGATCTGCGCGGCCCTACGCGACACGGCCGCCCAGATCGCTCCGTCCACGGTACGAGCCCACCTGAGTGCGAACAAGACCGAGGCGCCACGCACGGTGCGTGACCGGGAGATGCTCGGCGAGATCCGCACCGTGCACGCCGACAATCTCGGCGTCTACGGTGCCCGCAAGGTCCACGCCGAACTACGCAGAAAGGATATCGACGTGGCGCGCTGCACTGTCGAACGATTGATGAAAGCCGATGGACTGCAAGGGATACCGAGGTTGAAGACACGCAGGACCACCCGCAGCGATGGCGCCGAAACCCCGCAACCGGCCGACCGAGTCGGCCGGCAGTTCACCGCCGAGGCGCCGAACACCTTGTGGGTGGCGGACCTGACCTACATCCGCACCCACTCCGGGTGGGTGTACGCGGCGTTCATCCTCGACGTGTACTCGCGCGTGGTCGTCGGCTGGCAGGTCTCGACCACGATGCACACCGACCTCGCATTGGACGCCTTAGACATGGGATTGTGGGCGCGTGATCGTGCCGGCCAGGATGTGGCCGGACTGATTCACCACTCGGACCGCGGAGTGCAGTATCGAGCGATTCGTTACACCGAGCGTCTCGCCGAAGCTGAAGCGGTGACTTCGGTTGGCTCCAAGGGTGATTCGTATGACAACGCGATGGCCGAGGCGTTCAACTCGTTATTCAAGGCGGAATGTATCCGCAACCCGATCATGCGCCCGAAGAGCGGGTGGGGCGGTGTCGGCGACGTCGAGATCGCGGTCGCCGAGTACATCGAGTGGTTCAACCACCGCCGTCTGCACGGCGAGATCGGACACGTCCCGCCGGTCGAGTACGAGGCCGCCTACTGGGCGGCCCACACGGTCACCAGCTACCGTGAGAACCCGGTCCCAGCAGAGGCCGGAACCAACTAA
- a CDS encoding transposase family protein — MAEPTSLLLGLEGLEVTAVTRGTDRSRVVDVVTADRRAAHCPQCKVASSSVKGHAVTRPRDIRYGDDPIMLRWTKTRYYCVNPACERRSFTESILNRPGFAGGSVSWFRPLLGPGSHGSW; from the coding sequence ATGGCCGAGCCTACGTCGTTGTTGTTGGGGTTGGAAGGCCTGGAGGTCACCGCGGTGACCAGGGGCACCGATCGCAGTCGGGTTGTCGATGTGGTGACCGCGGATCGGCGGGCGGCACATTGCCCGCAATGCAAGGTTGCTTCGTCATCAGTGAAGGGCCACGCGGTGACACGGCCCCGCGATATCCGATACGGGGATGACCCAATCATGTTGCGGTGGACCAAAACCCGATACTACTGCGTGAATCCGGCGTGTGAGCGGCGTTCGTTCACTGAGTCGATACTGAATCGCCCCGGGTTTGCTGGAGGCTCGGTTAGTTGGTTCCGGCCTCTGCTGGGACCGGGTTCTCACGGTAGCTGGTGA
- a CDS encoding DUF4352 domain-containing protein has product MLIAGASVMAFLMMAGCLAVVASSDSSTESEQSTSRSGITSKPQQSSVEKRPATTPGMNVAVPDGSSARFEVLELRTGLASVGSVLTETAQGVFNVVVVRVANTSEHPIEFTTSQQFVRDSGGRVFDVDSSATAYANDEASWFNKINPGNAIVVELVFDMPTGVQPATISLRASGGRPVTVALR; this is encoded by the coding sequence TTGCTGATCGCCGGTGCGTCCGTCATGGCCTTTCTTATGATGGCTGGTTGCCTTGCCGTCGTGGCCAGCTCGGACTCCTCGACGGAATCGGAGCAGTCGACGAGCCGCTCGGGTATAACCTCGAAGCCGCAACAGTCGTCGGTGGAGAAACGTCCAGCAACGACACCGGGCATGAATGTCGCTGTGCCGGATGGCAGTTCCGCGCGATTCGAAGTGCTGGAATTGCGCACAGGACTGGCCTCGGTTGGCTCCGTCCTGACTGAGACGGCGCAGGGTGTGTTTAACGTGGTCGTCGTTCGAGTGGCGAACACATCGGAACATCCGATCGAGTTCACCACGTCGCAGCAGTTCGTTCGTGACTCCGGCGGTCGCGTCTTCGACGTTGATTCGTCGGCGACCGCGTACGCGAACGACGAGGCGTCCTGGTTCAACAAGATCAACCCCGGCAACGCGATCGTTGTGGAGCTGGTTTTCGACATGCCCACCGGAGTGCAGCCGGCAACGATCTCCCTTCGGGCCTCCGGGGGACGTCCTGTAACGGTGGCACTTCGCTGA
- a CDS encoding ISL3 family transposase: MRMSSVVQKVLTIDAIVEDVTLEETTVDPDGMVVVSVRAYARDRSRCGECGRRCPGYDQVSARRRWRHLDVAGRRCVLAASLRRVRCTVHGVVTEAVPWARPRARFTRAFDDMAAWLAAHATVSAVTQFLRVAWRTVSGIVERVVDDHFAGIDRLDGLVNVGIDEIAYRKGHRYLTVVINHDTGLIVWAKEGRDSAVLGEFFDALGAERAAMIEKVSADGAEWIWSAVTTRAPHAIQCLDVFHLIQWAGAMVDKVRRRTVATHGGGKGAMWAVRKSHGDQSPEQRGIVEQLRADNSDLYEAYMLKEQLREAIRSKGRRRLVLLTGVQAWARASDIPEIAALGRTLDLYNTRIRNALRHNISNARSEATNTHLRALTKRAYGFHTPEALIAMAELTRGGACPELPWS; encoded by the coding sequence TTGCGCATGTCCAGTGTAGTGCAGAAGGTGTTGACCATCGATGCGATCGTCGAGGATGTCACGCTCGAGGAGACAACTGTCGATCCCGACGGGATGGTTGTGGTCAGTGTCCGTGCCTATGCGCGTGATCGGTCCCGGTGTGGCGAATGCGGGCGGCGGTGTCCGGGCTATGACCAGGTCAGTGCGCGGCGGCGGTGGCGGCATCTGGATGTGGCCGGGCGTCGGTGCGTGCTGGCGGCGTCGCTGCGTCGGGTGCGCTGCACGGTCCATGGCGTGGTCACCGAGGCGGTGCCGTGGGCGCGGCCGCGGGCGCGGTTCACCCGGGCCTTCGACGACATGGCGGCGTGGTTGGCAGCCCATGCCACCGTCTCGGCGGTCACGCAGTTCCTGCGGGTGGCCTGGCGCACGGTGTCGGGGATCGTGGAGCGGGTCGTCGACGATCATTTCGCCGGCATCGACCGGCTCGACGGTCTGGTCAACGTGGGTATCGATGAGATCGCCTATCGCAAGGGCCATCGTTATCTGACGGTGGTGATCAACCATGACACCGGCCTGATCGTGTGGGCGAAAGAGGGCCGCGACAGTGCGGTGCTGGGCGAGTTCTTCGATGCGTTGGGTGCCGAGCGGGCGGCGATGATCGAGAAGGTCTCTGCTGATGGCGCCGAGTGGATCTGGTCGGCGGTCACCACCCGCGCTCCGCACGCCATCCAGTGTTTGGATGTGTTTCATCTGATCCAGTGGGCCGGGGCCATGGTCGACAAGGTGCGCCGGCGTACCGTGGCCACCCACGGTGGCGGCAAGGGTGCGATGTGGGCGGTGCGCAAGAGTCACGGCGATCAGTCACCCGAGCAGCGGGGGATCGTCGAGCAACTACGTGCCGACAACAGTGACCTGTATGAGGCGTACATGCTCAAAGAGCAACTCCGCGAGGCCATCCGCAGCAAGGGTCGTCGGCGGTTGGTGCTGCTGACCGGGGTGCAGGCGTGGGCCCGCGCTAGTGATATTCCTGAAATCGCCGCGTTGGGAAGGACTCTGGATCTTTACAACACACGTATCCGCAACGCCCTGCGCCACAACATTTCTAACGCGCGCAGTGAGGCCACCAACACCCACCTACGCGCATTGACCAAGCGGGCCTACGGATTCCACACTCCCGAAGCACTGATCGCGATGGCCGAACTCACCCGCGGCGGCGCGTGCCCGGAGTTGCCGTGGTCGTAA
- a CDS encoding DUF6308 family protein: protein MRFAAWTLPPILDPANSESAVLTLQRYFSISKGGDQPLFSGSRFERLAGGEQKEVAADRFTAVDLVAVTTRRRSLLTSN, encoded by the coding sequence ATGAGGTTTGCCGCTTGGACATTGCCGCCTATTCTTGATCCTGCGAATTCCGAGTCCGCCGTTCTGACACTGCAACGGTACTTTTCGATCTCGAAAGGGGGCGATCAGCCCCTATTCAGCGGGTCAAGATTCGAACGGCTTGCTGGTGGCGAACAGAAGGAAGTTGCGGCCGATAGGTTCACGGCCGTTGATCTCGTCGCCGTAACAACACGGCGCAGGTCCCTGCTGACCTCGAACTGA
- a CDS encoding DUF6308 family protein: MDASDKHLDTGNRLWKMLRSNRGVGPTKTSKLLARKRPHLFPVLDSIVTRELSHGNRTDFYVTLREHLRNDDRALWRHLRDVREHAGVGSDISVIRCFDILVWMAGSGRLISS, translated from the coding sequence ATCGACGCCAGCGACAAACACCTTGATACCGGCAACAGACTCTGGAAAATGTTGCGCTCGAATCGTGGTGTGGGACCCACCAAGACCAGCAAACTCCTTGCTCGTAAACGCCCGCACCTGTTTCCGGTTCTCGATAGCATCGTCACCCGCGAACTCAGCCACGGCAACCGCACTGACTTCTACGTGACGCTCCGCGAGCATTTGCGCAACGACGATCGTGCCCTCTGGCGGCACCTCAGGGACGTACGGGAACACGCTGGGGTGGGATCGGACATCAGCGTGATCCGGTGTTTCGACATCCTGGTGTGGATGGCGGGAAGCGGCCGGCTCATCTCGTCATGA
- a CDS encoding DEAD/DEAH box helicase, with translation MTSASLDVSNAQLHRLFTVNTVSRGRGYAMQGMVVEHKWTGDGLLLTGLCRGSGGQRYRQNITFRDQPTLFNLVHAMCTCPVGSRCKHSVALLITAARSMNTTMTGPAAHLQLVRDVPAPAPTWRTAIASILDCDEPTSASARAVRPLALSFGASGHRPGQPVQVLTLRPMITGSRDNWIKTGASWRDVAVGYMPEAQPAQVAALKQLYRHVTGGGYAAARDYLTLVAPPLGWLQILAEAVNAGVTLLADPSLRTRQVRLGTAELRYSVSEHPEGATLVSTTHIDGTPVAATNSGTFGRPEVHGMWSLTEDALALGSFPAPVREHEVQTAREGTEILIPTADLDEFSVDVLPRLQVRRPVQVADGVLAPPVITGPEAVLTVTDTNGGARYYWSVGYRVNDTHVVFDPTADAGSTSYRDARAETALWDEIRDDMGTLTLFCGTWQQQATAHLLTALALSMDDDLILEQERISPAPNAADAAHAASNRVLCAPVRLTPTELAVICGEALPELRLHPRIRVDYQCGTQYRAASASPTVAFTADETAGNDWFSLDVTVTVGAVAIPITELITELSCGATHMLLTNGEYFSLDSPELAALAELLVEARSLGEIESGRVNARSLNATFWEELLALGTVDEQLARWRKRMAKLSAAKPPRTVAPSRRLKAELRDYQQNGLNWLTFLWKNRLGGILADDMGLGKTVQTLALIARAVDAKRTSRFLVIAPTSVVPNWVAECQKFVPGLRVSSITATEARTGLTVAEHVGDAHVVVTSYTLLRLLFDDIDAYTWDGVIFDEAQFIKNHNGKTHQCARRIDSEFKLAITGTPMENNLMELWSLLSVTAPGLFSSPTAFTDYYRKPIESNQAPERLETLRRRIKPVMLRRTKSQVAVDLPPKQEQSMVLDLAGKHRKIYDTRLARERQKVLGLLGDWEKNRFQVFRSLSMLRQLSLHAALVDSSHDSVNSAKVDYLIEQLPGLVDEGHSSLVFSQFTGFLDILRAHLDAEGIVYSYLDGSMSAKQRAAAVQRFRSGAAQVFLISLKAGGFGLNLTEADYCFVCDPWWNPAAEAQAVDRAHRIGQQRPVNVYRLVSADTIEERVVRLQERKRALFDAVVDDGELFGSAISAADIREMLA, from the coding sequence GTGACCAGCGCTTCCCTCGACGTCAGCAACGCGCAACTGCACCGTCTGTTCACGGTGAACACGGTGAGTCGTGGACGTGGTTACGCCATGCAGGGAATGGTGGTCGAGCACAAGTGGACCGGCGACGGGTTGCTGCTGACCGGACTGTGCCGCGGCAGCGGCGGGCAACGGTACCGACAGAACATCACCTTCCGCGATCAGCCGACGCTGTTCAATCTCGTGCATGCCATGTGCACCTGCCCGGTCGGGTCGCGGTGCAAGCACTCGGTTGCATTGTTGATCACCGCGGCGCGGTCGATGAACACGACGATGACCGGCCCCGCCGCGCATCTCCAGCTTGTCCGCGACGTACCCGCACCGGCACCCACCTGGCGCACCGCGATCGCGTCGATCCTCGACTGTGACGAGCCGACCTCGGCGTCGGCGCGCGCGGTCCGGCCGTTGGCGTTGTCCTTCGGTGCGTCCGGTCACCGACCGGGTCAGCCGGTACAGGTGCTGACCCTGCGGCCGATGATCACCGGAAGCCGGGACAATTGGATCAAGACCGGGGCGTCGTGGCGCGACGTCGCCGTCGGCTACATGCCCGAGGCCCAGCCCGCGCAGGTGGCCGCGCTGAAGCAGCTGTACCGCCATGTGACAGGCGGTGGATATGCGGCGGCTCGCGACTACCTCACGCTCGTGGCGCCGCCGCTCGGCTGGTTGCAGATTCTCGCCGAGGCAGTCAACGCCGGTGTGACCCTTCTCGCCGACCCGTCGCTGCGTACCCGGCAGGTGCGACTCGGCACCGCCGAGCTGCGTTACTCGGTCAGTGAACATCCCGAGGGCGCCACGCTGGTCAGCACCACCCACATCGACGGCACACCCGTCGCCGCCACCAACTCGGGCACCTTCGGCCGGCCGGAGGTCCACGGCATGTGGAGCCTGACCGAGGACGCCCTCGCGCTGGGCTCCTTCCCAGCCCCGGTCCGTGAACACGAGGTGCAAACCGCCCGTGAGGGAACCGAAATCCTCATCCCGACAGCCGATCTCGATGAGTTCTCGGTCGATGTGCTGCCACGCCTGCAGGTTCGACGCCCGGTGCAGGTCGCCGACGGGGTACTCGCACCGCCGGTCATCACCGGACCAGAGGCGGTGCTCACCGTCACCGACACCAATGGCGGCGCCCGCTACTACTGGAGCGTCGGCTACCGCGTCAACGACACCCATGTGGTGTTCGATCCGACCGCCGACGCCGGGTCCACCTCCTACCGCGACGCCCGCGCCGAAACCGCGCTCTGGGACGAGATCCGCGACGACATGGGTACCCTGACCCTGTTCTGTGGGACGTGGCAACAGCAGGCCACCGCCCACCTCCTGACCGCCCTTGCCCTCAGCATGGACGATGATCTCATCCTCGAGCAGGAGCGAATCTCCCCCGCGCCCAATGCTGCCGACGCTGCACACGCCGCGTCGAACCGCGTCCTGTGTGCGCCGGTGCGGCTCACACCGACCGAACTCGCCGTCATCTGCGGGGAGGCACTGCCCGAACTGCGGCTGCATCCACGCATCCGCGTCGACTACCAGTGCGGCACACAGTATCGCGCGGCGTCGGCGAGCCCGACGGTCGCATTCACCGCCGACGAGACCGCCGGCAACGACTGGTTCTCCCTCGATGTCACCGTCACCGTCGGCGCGGTGGCCATCCCGATCACCGAGCTGATCACCGAATTATCCTGCGGCGCAACACACATGCTGCTCACCAACGGGGAGTACTTCTCGCTCGACAGCCCCGAACTCGCCGCGCTGGCCGAACTGCTCGTCGAGGCGCGATCGCTCGGTGAGATCGAGTCGGGTCGCGTCAACGCCCGCAGCCTCAACGCCACCTTCTGGGAAGAACTTCTCGCCCTCGGCACCGTCGATGAGCAACTGGCGCGATGGCGTAAGCGGATGGCGAAGCTTTCCGCAGCCAAGCCACCGCGGACGGTCGCACCGTCGCGACGACTCAAGGCCGAGCTCCGCGACTATCAGCAGAACGGCCTCAACTGGCTGACGTTCCTGTGGAAGAACAGGCTCGGGGGCATCCTCGCCGACGACATGGGCCTGGGCAAGACCGTGCAGACATTGGCGCTGATCGCACGCGCCGTCGATGCCAAACGGACCAGCCGGTTCCTGGTGATCGCGCCCACCAGCGTGGTCCCCAACTGGGTCGCCGAATGCCAGAAATTCGTTCCGGGACTGCGGGTCTCGTCGATCACCGCCACCGAGGCCCGCACCGGACTGACGGTGGCCGAGCACGTCGGCGATGCGCACGTCGTCGTCACCTCTTACACCCTGCTGCGGTTGCTGTTCGACGACATCGACGCCTACACGTGGGACGGCGTCATCTTCGACGAGGCGCAGTTCATCAAGAACCACAACGGCAAAACCCATCAGTGTGCGCGGCGCATCGACTCCGAGTTCAAACTCGCCATCACCGGCACGCCGATGGAGAACAACCTGATGGAGTTGTGGTCGTTGCTGTCGGTGACCGCACCCGGCCTGTTCTCCTCGCCGACGGCCTTCACCGATTACTATCGCAAACCCATCGAATCCAATCAGGCACCCGAGCGGCTCGAGACGCTGCGTCGTCGGATCAAGCCGGTCATGTTGCGGCGCACAAAATCTCAGGTCGCTGTCGATCTGCCGCCGAAACAGGAGCAGTCGATGGTGCTCGACCTCGCCGGTAAACACCGCAAGATCTACGACACCCGGCTGGCCCGCGAACGGCAGAAGGTGCTCGGTCTGCTCGGTGACTGGGAGAAGAACCGCTTCCAGGTGTTCCGGTCGCTGAGCATGCTACGTCAACTGAGTCTGCATGCCGCACTGGTGGATTCGTCGCACGACTCGGTGAACTCCGCCAAGGTGGACTACCTCATCGAGCAACTGCCGGGCCTGGTCGACGAGGGCCACAGCTCACTGGTGTTCAGCCAGTTCACTGGGTTCCTCGACATCCTGCGCGCCCACCTCGACGCCGAGGGCATCGTCTACAGCTATCTCGACGGCTCGATGAGCGCCAAACAGCGCGCCGCCGCCGTGCAACGCTTCCGATCCGGTGCGGCACAGGTGTTCTTGATCAGCCTCAAGGCCGGCGGCTTCGGGCTCAACCTCACCGAGGCCGACTACTGCTTCGTCTGCGACCCGTGGTGGAACCCGGCCGCCGAGGCACAGGCCGTCGACCGCGCCCACCGCATCGGGCAGCAACGCCCGGTGAACGTCTACCGCCTGGTGTCCGCGGACACCATCGAAGAGCGGGTGGTGCGACTGCAGGAACGCAAGCGTGCGCTGTTCGACGCCGTTGTCGATGACGGGGAGCTCTTCGGCTCGGCGATCAGCGCCGCGGATATTCGGGAGATGCTGGCGTAG
- a CDS encoding phosphatase PAP2 family protein, producing the protein MTLTTSRPTRARSALPTLPRIAGVVGAVLVAAGVYGLAVWTSPGQLVDQTILDLCRRLTPVTGIPRVLVPQAVSNPLLWLVVGIVVVGLVAPTRRWGSLAAPVAFPPVTVVVVQFLRDHVLARPQLHDWITETNSAPSGHAAAVTACAVVVMLATPRRFRPWVAALLGTWAAVIEFGLIAAGWHRPSDVIISTVLVVGVGCLLPDPHTGPRASHVEWLLAGVTVALAAPVLVAVYYPAGIAVATTVLVAGVVAVAITATGR; encoded by the coding sequence GTGACCCTGACCACCAGCCGACCCACCCGCGCGCGTTCCGCCCTGCCGACGCTGCCGCGGATCGCGGGTGTCGTCGGCGCGGTGCTGGTCGCGGCGGGTGTCTACGGGCTGGCGGTGTGGACGTCGCCGGGTCAGCTCGTCGATCAGACGATCCTCGACCTGTGCCGACGTCTCACGCCGGTGACCGGCATCCCGCGGGTGCTGGTGCCGCAGGCGGTCAGCAATCCGTTGTTGTGGCTGGTCGTGGGCATTGTGGTGGTCGGGCTGGTGGCGCCGACGCGACGCTGGGGGTCGCTGGCCGCGCCGGTCGCCTTTCCGCCGGTGACGGTGGTCGTGGTGCAGTTCCTGCGCGACCACGTCCTGGCCCGGCCGCAGCTGCACGACTGGATCACCGAGACCAACTCGGCGCCGAGCGGGCATGCGGCTGCGGTCACCGCGTGTGCCGTCGTGGTGATGCTGGCGACGCCGCGCCGGTTCCGTCCGTGGGTGGCCGCGCTGCTGGGTACCTGGGCCGCGGTGATCGAGTTCGGTCTCATCGCCGCCGGTTGGCACCGGCCAAGCGACGTGATCATCTCGACGGTGCTGGTGGTCGGCGTCGGCTGCCTGCTGCCCGATCCGCACACCGGCCCGCGTGCCTCCCACGTCGAATGGCTGCTGGCCGGCGTCACCGTCGCGCTGGCCGCGCCGGTGCTGGTCGCGGTCTACTACCCGGCGGGAATCGCGGTTGCAACGACTGTGCTGGTGGCCGGAGTCGTGGCCGTGGCCATCACTGCCACCGGAAGATGA
- a CDS encoding nuclear transport factor 2 family protein — MPSADDLARRLSHLEQIEDIKRLKHRYWRACDAKDPKTFRECFIASGARIDYGRLGAFDDVEPMARIFEKVATARIGGRFVVYDMHHGMHPDITITGAGTARGTWSLRFRQVNTVERTETVVTGDYDDEYVIEDGRWKMSVCRFTERWAIRRPLGDAEIVGGTFDVGDIGT, encoded by the coding sequence ATGCCCTCAGCCGACGATCTGGCACGCCGCCTAAGCCACCTCGAACAGATCGAGGACATCAAACGTCTCAAGCACCGATACTGGCGGGCCTGTGATGCCAAGGACCCCAAGACTTTCCGCGAGTGCTTCATCGCGTCGGGCGCGCGCATCGACTACGGGCGGCTCGGCGCCTTCGATGACGTCGAACCGATGGCGCGCATCTTCGAGAAGGTCGCGACCGCTCGGATCGGTGGCCGGTTCGTCGTCTACGACATGCATCACGGCATGCACCCGGACATCACCATCACCGGCGCGGGCACCGCTCGCGGCACGTGGAGTCTGCGGTTCCGGCAGGTCAACACCGTCGAGCGCACCGAAACCGTGGTGACCGGCGACTACGACGACGAGTACGTGATCGAGGATGGCCGCTGGAAGATGTCGGTGTGCCGGTTCACCGAGCGGTGGGCGATCCGGCGGCCGTTGGGTGACGCCGAGATCGTCGGCGGGACCTTCGACGTCGGGGACATCGGCACTTAG